In Micromonospora sp. NBC_01813, the following are encoded in one genomic region:
- a CDS encoding DNA gyrase/topoisomerase IV subunit B, whose product MTAQPETLYGADDLTHLEGLDAVRKRPGMYIGSTDSRGVGHLLNEILDNSTDEGIAGHASRVEVTLHSDGSVQIDDDGRGIPTDVHSRSGLSGVELVLTRLHAGGKFGGSGYKASGGLHGVGASAVNALSLRFDVQVSRAGQVFEMSFQRGVPGVFDGVGPTAGFTATSGLRTVRRMKRGEATGTSIRYWYDARYFDAGAVLDVEGVRTRLRNTAFLVPGVTYVLRDATGEEQVEEVFHHPRGLAEMVEFLTPDADRPVSGTLLITGTGTYKENAADANGVMQSDVERRAEVEVALAWSTGYERVVECFTNTIRNVHGGTHRRGFERGAARAVVEAIRSTRGLLKPKEDPPTVDDVLEGMTAVVHVRIPEPQFTSQTKDELSTAGITRVVQGVVERHIKAWVEDRKTRTEARTVLQKVVDAARVRLTQKQQKDAARRKTALEGASMPPKLVDCRSTGLDRSELFIVEGDSALGSARMARVAEYQALLPIRGKILNVQKANLADTLRNAEVAAIVQVLGAGTGRTFDLPAMRYGRVILMADADVDGSHIRTLLITLFAKYLRPVIESGRLYAAMPPLHKITTKGRNAETIFTFTESEMEQTVRRLERSGRQIVTPVPRFKGLGEMDADELWDTTMNPATRAVRRITLADAEAADRTLELLMGEKVEPRRNWLIDSASRVDQENIDA is encoded by the coding sequence CATCGGGTCCACCGACAGCCGGGGCGTCGGACACCTGCTCAACGAGATCCTCGACAACTCCACCGACGAGGGGATCGCCGGCCACGCCAGCCGGGTCGAGGTCACCCTGCACTCCGACGGTTCGGTGCAGATCGACGACGACGGCCGGGGCATCCCGACCGATGTGCACAGCCGGTCCGGCCTTTCCGGCGTCGAGCTGGTGCTGACCAGGCTGCACGCCGGCGGCAAGTTCGGCGGCTCCGGGTACAAAGCCTCCGGTGGACTGCACGGCGTCGGCGCCTCGGCGGTGAACGCCTTGTCGCTGCGGTTCGACGTCCAGGTCAGCCGCGCCGGCCAGGTGTTCGAGATGTCCTTCCAGCGCGGTGTCCCAGGGGTGTTCGACGGCGTCGGGCCGACCGCCGGATTCACCGCGACGTCCGGGCTGCGCACGGTGCGTCGGATGAAGCGCGGCGAGGCGACCGGGACATCCATCCGCTACTGGTACGACGCCCGGTACTTCGACGCCGGTGCCGTTCTCGACGTCGAGGGGGTGCGGACCAGGCTGCGCAACACCGCGTTCCTCGTGCCCGGAGTCACCTACGTGCTCCGTGACGCCACCGGCGAGGAACAGGTGGAGGAGGTCTTCCACCACCCCCGGGGTCTGGCCGAGATGGTGGAGTTCCTCACCCCGGACGCCGACCGGCCGGTCAGCGGCACGCTGCTGATCACCGGCACCGGCACCTACAAGGAGAACGCGGCCGATGCCAACGGGGTGATGCAGTCCGACGTCGAGCGCCGTGCCGAGGTCGAGGTGGCGCTCGCCTGGAGCACCGGTTACGAGCGCGTGGTCGAGTGCTTCACGAACACGATCCGCAACGTGCACGGCGGGACCCACCGCCGAGGCTTCGAGCGCGGCGCGGCCCGGGCTGTCGTCGAGGCCATCCGTAGCACCCGCGGCCTGCTCAAACCCAAGGAGGATCCGCCGACCGTCGACGACGTACTCGAAGGCATGACCGCCGTCGTGCACGTACGGATCCCCGAGCCGCAGTTCACCTCACAGACCAAGGACGAGCTCTCCACCGCCGGGATCACCCGGGTGGTGCAGGGCGTCGTCGAGCGCCACATCAAGGCCTGGGTCGAGGACCGCAAGACCCGTACCGAAGCCCGCACCGTGCTGCAGAAGGTGGTCGACGCGGCCCGGGTCCGGCTCACCCAGAAGCAGCAGAAGGACGCCGCCCGGCGCAAGACCGCGTTGGAAGGCGCGTCCATGCCGCCGAAGCTGGTCGACTGCCGATCCACCGGGTTGGACCGCAGCGAGCTGTTCATCGTGGAGGGTGACAGCGCGCTGGGTTCGGCCCGGATGGCCAGGGTCGCCGAGTACCAGGCGCTGCTGCCGATCCGGGGCAAGATCCTCAACGTTCAGAAGGCCAATCTGGCCGACACGTTGCGCAACGCCGAGGTGGCGGCCATCGTGCAGGTGCTCGGTGCGGGCACCGGACGCACCTTCGACCTTCCGGCGATGCGGTACGGCCGGGTGATCCTGATGGCCGACGCGGACGTGGACGGATCCCACATCCGTACCCTGCTGATCACCCTGTTCGCCAAGTATCTGCGTCCGGTGATCGAGTCGGGGCGGCTCTACGCCGCGATGCCTCCGCTACACAAGATCACCACCAAGGGCCGCAACGCGGAGACGATCTTCACCTTCACCGAGTCGGAGATGGAGCAGACCGTGCGGCGGCTGGAACGCTCCGGCCGGCAGATCGTCACCCCGGTGCCCCGGTTCAAGGGCCTGGGTGAGATGGACGCCGACGAGCTGTGGGACACCACGATGAACCCCGCCACCCGCGCGGTGCGCCGGATCACCCTGGCCGACGCGGAGGCAGCCGACCGCACCCTGGAGTTGCTGATGGGGGAGAAGGTCGAGCCCCGCCGCAACTGGTTGATCGACTCGGCGAGCCGGGTCGACCAGGAGAACATCGACGCCTGA